A genomic window from Streptomyces sp. MST-110588 includes:
- the rpsA gene encoding 30S ribosomal protein S1 produces the protein MTSSTETTATTPQVAVNDIGNEEAFLAAIDETIKYFNDGDIVDGVIVKVDRDEVLLDIGYKTEGVIPSRELSIKHDVDPNEVVAVGDEIEALVLQKEDKEGRLILSKKRAQYERAWGTIEKIKEEDGIVTGTVIEVVKGGLILDIGLRGFLPASLVEMRRVRDLQPYVGKELEAKIIELDKNRNNVVLSRRAWLEQTQSEVRQTFLTTLQKGQVRSGVVSSIVNFGAFVDLGGVDGLVHVSELSWKHIDHPSEVVEVGQEVTVEVLDVDMDRERVSLSLKATQEDPWQQFARTHQIGQVVPGKVTKLVPFGAFVRVDEGIEGLVHISELAERHVEIPEQVVQVNDEIFVKVIDIDLERRRISLSLKQANESFGADPTAVEFDPTLYGMAASYDDQGNYIYPEGFDPETNDWLPGYEAQREAWETQYAEAQQRFEQHQAQVIKSREADEQAAAEGAAAPAAGGSGNAGGNVSGGSYSSESADNSGALASDEALAALREKLAGGQS, from the coding sequence ATGACGAGCAGCACCGAGACCACCGCCACCACCCCGCAGGTTGCGGTCAACGACATCGGTAACGAGGAAGCTTTCCTCGCCGCGATCGACGAGACGATCAAGTACTTCAACGACGGCGACATCGTCGACGGCGTCATCGTGAAGGTCGACCGGGACGAGGTCCTGCTCGACATCGGTTACAAGACCGAAGGCGTGATCCCCAGCCGCGAGCTGTCGATCAAGCACGACGTCGACCCCAACGAGGTCGTCGCCGTCGGTGACGAGATCGAGGCCCTGGTTCTCCAGAAGGAGGACAAGGAAGGCCGCCTCATCCTGTCCAAGAAGCGCGCTCAGTACGAGCGTGCCTGGGGCACGATCGAGAAGATCAAGGAAGAGGACGGGATCGTCACCGGTACCGTCATCGAGGTCGTCAAGGGTGGTCTCATCCTCGACATCGGCCTCCGTGGCTTCCTCCCGGCCTCCCTGGTCGAGATGCGCCGCGTCCGCGACCTCCAGCCCTACGTGGGCAAGGAGCTCGAGGCCAAGATCATCGAGCTGGACAAGAACCGCAACAACGTGGTCCTGTCCCGCCGTGCCTGGCTGGAGCAGACCCAGAGCGAGGTCCGCCAGACCTTCCTCACCACCCTCCAGAAGGGCCAGGTGCGCTCCGGCGTCGTCTCCTCCATCGTCAACTTCGGTGCCTTCGTGGACCTGGGTGGCGTGGACGGCCTGGTGCACGTCTCCGAGCTGTCCTGGAAGCACATCGACCACCCCTCCGAGGTTGTCGAGGTCGGTCAGGAGGTCACGGTCGAGGTCCTGGACGTCGACATGGACCGCGAGCGCGTCTCCCTGTCGCTCAAGGCGACCCAGGAAGACCCGTGGCAGCAGTTCGCCCGGACCCACCAGATCGGTCAGGTCGTCCCGGGTAAGGTCACCAAGCTCGTTCCGTTCGGTGCGTTCGTGCGCGTCGACGAGGGCATCGAGGGCCTGGTCCACATCTCCGAGCTGGCCGAGCGCCACGTGGAGATCCCGGAGCAGGTCGTCCAGGTCAACGACGAGATCTTCGTCAAGGTCATCGACATCGACCTGGAGCGTCGCCGGATCTCGCTGTCCCTGAAGCAGGCCAACGAGTCCTTCGGTGCCGACCCGACGGCGGTCGAGTTCGACCCGACCCTGTACGGCATGGCCGCGTCCTACGACGACCAGGGCAACTACATCTACCCCGAGGGCTTCGACCCGGAGACCAACGACTGGCTGCCGGGCTACGAGGCCCAGCGCGAGGCGTGGGAGACCCAGTACGCCGAGGCGCAGCAGCGCTTCGAGCAGCACCAGGCCCAGGTCATCAAGTCCCGCGAGGCGGACGAGCAGGCTGCGGCCGAGGGCGCGGCGGCTCCGGCCGCGGGCGGCTCCGGCAACGCCGGCGGCAACGTCTCCGGTGGCTCGTACTCCTCGGAGTCGGCGGACAACTCCGGCGCCCTGGCGTCGGACGAGGCCCTGGCCGCGCTCCGCGAGAAGCTGGCCGGCGGCCAGAGCTGA
- a CDS encoding PAC2 family protein: MLDPQGLYEWEPSGLAEAEAITAGDSAGLVLLYHFDGYIDAGETGDQIVERLLDGLTHRVVARFDHDRLVDYRARRPLLTFKNHRWTAYETPGIELRLVQDTTGAPFLLLSGPEPDVEWERFAVAVRQMVERLGVRLSVNFHGIPMGVPHTRPVGITPHGNRTDLMPGHGSFFDEAQVPGSAEALIEYRLAEAGHDVLGVAAHVPHYVARSPYPDAALTVLEAVTAATGLVLPAAAHSLRTEALRTQEEIERQISEGDEELVALVSGLEHQYDAVAGAESRGNLVAEPVELPSADEIGREFERFLAEREGESGSS, from the coding sequence GTGTTGGATCCCCAGGGTTTGTACGAATGGGAGCCGAGCGGGCTCGCGGAGGCCGAGGCGATCACCGCCGGCGACTCCGCGGGGCTGGTGCTGCTGTATCACTTCGACGGCTACATCGACGCGGGCGAGACCGGCGACCAGATCGTCGAACGCCTGCTGGACGGTCTCACACACCGGGTCGTCGCCCGTTTCGACCACGACCGGCTCGTGGACTACCGCGCGCGCCGGCCGCTGCTGACTTTCAAGAACCACCGCTGGACCGCGTACGAGACCCCGGGCATCGAACTGCGCCTGGTCCAGGACACCACCGGCGCGCCGTTCCTGCTGCTGTCCGGCCCCGAGCCGGACGTGGAGTGGGAGCGCTTCGCCGTCGCCGTACGGCAGATGGTCGAGCGGTTGGGCGTACGGCTGTCGGTGAACTTCCACGGGATTCCGATGGGCGTCCCGCACACCCGTCCCGTAGGGATCACCCCGCACGGCAACCGCACCGACCTGATGCCCGGTCACGGCAGCTTCTTCGACGAGGCGCAGGTCCCGGGGAGCGCGGAGGCGCTGATCGAGTACCGGCTCGCGGAGGCGGGACACGATGTACTGGGGGTGGCCGCGCATGTGCCGCACTACGTCGCCCGGTCCCCGTACCCGGACGCGGCGCTGACGGTGCTGGAGGCGGTGACGGCGGCCACCGGGCTCGTTCTGCCGGCCGCCGCGCACTCCCTGCGTACGGAAGCGCTGCGTACGCAGGAGGAGATCGAGCGGCAGATCTCCGAGGGGGACGAGGAACTGGTCGCGCTGGTCAGCGGGCTGGAGCATCAGTACGACGCGGTGGCGGGCGCGGAGAGCCGCGGAAACCTCGTCGCCGAGCCGGTGGAACTGCCGTCGGCGGACGAGATCGGCCGGGAATTCGAACGCTTCCTGGCGGAGCGCGAGGGCGAGAGCGGCAGCTCTTGA
- the coaE gene encoding dephospho-CoA kinase, with protein MVKVGLTGGIGAGKSEVSRLLSSYGAVIVDADKIAREVVEPGTPGLAAVVAEFGTDVLTADGSLDRPKLGAIVFGDPRRLQALNAIVHPLVGARSAELEAAAGPDAVVVHDVPLLTENGLARLYDLVVVVDAAPQTQLDRLVRLRGMTEDEARARMKAQATREQRRAIADLVIDNDGPLESLEPQVRAVWEQLRNR; from the coding sequence ATGGTGAAGGTGGGGCTTACGGGCGGAATCGGCGCGGGCAAGAGCGAGGTGTCCCGGCTGCTGTCGTCGTACGGTGCGGTGATCGTCGACGCCGACAAGATCGCGCGTGAGGTGGTGGAGCCGGGAACACCGGGACTGGCGGCCGTCGTCGCCGAGTTCGGTACGGACGTCCTGACGGCGGACGGTTCCCTGGACCGGCCGAAGCTGGGCGCCATCGTCTTCGGGGACCCGCGCAGACTCCAGGCGCTCAACGCGATCGTGCATCCGCTGGTCGGCGCCCGCTCGGCGGAGCTGGAGGCGGCGGCCGGGCCGGACGCGGTGGTGGTGCACGACGTACCGCTGCTGACGGAGAACGGCCTGGCCCGGCTGTACGACCTGGTGGTGGTCGTCGATGCCGCACCGCAGACGCAACTGGACCGTTTGGTACGGCTGCGCGGGATGACGGAGGACGAGGCCAGGGCCCGTATGAAGGCCCAGGCGACCCGCGAACAGCGCCGCGCGATCGCCGACCTGGTGATCGACAACGACGGCCCGCTGGAATCCCTGGAGCCCCAAGTGCGCGCCGTGTGGGAGCAGTTGCGCAACCGCTGA
- a CDS encoding tetratricopeptide repeat protein — protein sequence MSERSPETHVIDFRAAEQLLAARDPRGAVRLLDKVIAAHPENTAARLLRARAFFLAAQLRAAELEFQIVLEREPDNAFAYFALGRTLERAGRPEEARRNFRLAAALDPRPEFIQAACFTPTEPPTLE from the coding sequence GTGTCCGAGCGCAGCCCCGAGACACACGTCATCGACTTCCGTGCGGCGGAACAGTTGCTGGCCGCCCGTGACCCGCGCGGCGCCGTACGCCTTCTGGACAAGGTCATCGCCGCACACCCCGAGAACACCGCGGCCCGCCTCCTGCGCGCCCGGGCCTTCTTCCTCGCCGCCCAACTACGCGCGGCGGAACTGGAGTTCCAGATCGTCCTGGAGCGCGAGCCGGACAACGCCTTCGCCTACTTCGCCCTCGGGCGCACCCTGGAACGCGCCGGCCGCCCCGAAGAAGCCCGACGCAACTTCCGGCTCGCCGCAGCACTCGACCCGCGCCCCGAATTCATCCAGGCCGCCTGCTTCACCCCCACCGAACCCCCCACCCTCGAATAA
- a CDS encoding DUF6343 family protein, whose protein sequence is MRTGNEPLQARSPLRMRRVLALWGLVWAAAGAAAFSVAGRPGWAAACALVAVVAAVDLVIVIRHIRQGPHYQPGRDVPPYEPAHAPKEEDGKNRRR, encoded by the coding sequence ATGCGTACGGGGAACGAGCCGTTGCAGGCGCGCAGCCCGCTGAGAATGCGGCGCGTGCTGGCACTGTGGGGACTGGTGTGGGCCGCGGCCGGAGCGGCGGCCTTCTCGGTGGCCGGGCGCCCCGGATGGGCCGCGGCGTGTGCGCTGGTGGCTGTGGTGGCGGCTGTCGACTTGGTCATCGTGATACGCCACATCCGCCAGGGGCCGCACTACCAGCCGGGGCGGGACGTCCCACCGTACGAACCCGCCCACGCCCCGAAGGAAGAAGACGGCAAAAACCGCCGCAGATAG
- a CDS encoding UvrD-helicase domain-containing protein, producing the protein MSATITHPAPGTSHAPKVPTAEQIAATEAFRAGDHLVIQAGAGTGKTTTLSMLAHCTRPRRPERGHGQPPYGQQGQPPPPDPPEEMRHGRYLAFNRTIARDAARRFPPQVACGTAHALAYAAVGKRYRHRLSAPRRAGWKTGEALGIDAGMSVRIGARKVTSRALSFTALRTVTRFCQSADESITAQHVPRLRGAESDASHAQLAQLVLPYAHKAWADLRRTEQGVVRFEHDHYLKMWALDKPVIAADFLLLDEAQDTNPVVEQVFVAQRGHAQLVLVGDSAQAIYGWRGARDVMTGFDGRQLSLSQSFRFGPALAEEANRWLSVIDAPIRLNGSPLLTTEVGATPDADAVVCRSNAGAMVEVIRLLEKGRRVALVGGGGTLGALARAAHDLRSGCRTSHPELLLFDSWEELREYAERDPSGRDLLPLVQLVDDHGTEAVLEALGKLVDEGAAEVTVSTAHRAKGREWPTVRIAEDFTAPDDLDEVGEDGQPLPGPIDPDEARLAYVAVTRARLRLDVGGLSWINSHPAGDPRAGGAARPGAPPRTPRAKEAIKASGTPSAC; encoded by the coding sequence ATGTCCGCGACAATCACTCACCCCGCCCCCGGCACCTCCCACGCCCCGAAGGTTCCGACCGCCGAGCAGATCGCCGCCACGGAAGCATTCCGGGCGGGTGACCACCTCGTCATCCAGGCCGGCGCCGGCACGGGCAAAACCACGACACTGTCCATGCTCGCCCACTGCACACGACCCCGGAGACCGGAACGCGGGCATGGGCAGCCGCCGTACGGGCAGCAGGGCCAGCCCCCTCCCCCGGATCCGCCCGAGGAGATGCGCCACGGCCGATATCTCGCCTTCAACAGAACGATCGCGCGTGACGCCGCCCGGCGTTTCCCACCTCAAGTGGCGTGCGGCACCGCACACGCCCTCGCGTACGCGGCCGTGGGAAAGCGGTACCGGCACCGCCTGAGCGCCCCTCGGCGGGCGGGCTGGAAGACCGGCGAGGCGCTCGGCATCGACGCCGGGATGAGCGTGCGCATCGGGGCGCGCAAGGTGACCAGCAGGGCTCTGTCCTTCACCGCGCTGCGCACGGTGACCCGGTTCTGCCAGTCCGCGGACGAGAGCATCACGGCCCAGCACGTACCGCGGCTGCGCGGCGCCGAGTCGGACGCCTCGCACGCGCAGTTGGCCCAGCTCGTACTGCCGTACGCGCACAAGGCGTGGGCGGACCTGCGGCGCACGGAGCAGGGAGTGGTCCGCTTCGAGCACGACCACTATCTGAAGATGTGGGCGCTGGACAAGCCGGTCATCGCGGCGGACTTCCTGCTCCTGGACGAGGCGCAGGACACCAACCCGGTGGTGGAGCAGGTCTTCGTCGCACAGCGCGGACACGCACAGCTCGTCCTGGTCGGCGACTCGGCGCAAGCCATCTACGGGTGGCGGGGAGCGCGCGATGTCATGACGGGGTTCGACGGCAGACAGCTCAGCCTCTCCCAGTCCTTCCGCTTCGGCCCGGCACTGGCCGAGGAGGCCAACCGCTGGCTGTCGGTCATCGACGCCCCGATCCGCCTCAACGGCTCACCGCTGCTGACGACCGAGGTGGGCGCCACGCCGGACGCGGACGCGGTGGTGTGCCGATCGAACGCCGGCGCGATGGTGGAGGTCATAAGGCTGCTGGAGAAGGGCCGCCGGGTGGCCCTGGTAGGCGGCGGCGGGACGCTGGGCGCGCTTGCGCGGGCCGCACACGACCTGCGGTCAGGCTGTCGGACGTCCCACCCCGAGCTGTTGCTCTTCGACTCCTGGGAGGAACTGCGGGAGTACGCGGAGCGAGACCCGTCCGGACGCGATCTGCTGCCCTTGGTGCAACTGGTGGATGACCACGGCACGGAGGCCGTTCTGGAGGCCCTGGGCAAGCTGGTCGACGAGGGGGCGGCGGAGGTGACGGTCTCGACGGCACACCGTGCCAAGGGGCGGGAGTGGCCCACCGTACGTATCGCGGAGGACTTCACCGCGCCCGATGACCTGGACGAAGTGGGCGAGGACGGACAACCGCTTCCCGGCCCCATCGATCCCGACGAGGCGCGCCTCGCCTACGTGGCGGTGACCCGGGCCCGTCTGCGGCTCGACGTCGGTGGACTGTCGTGGATCAACAGCCACCCGGCCGGAGACCCCAGAGCAGGCGGCGCCGCCCGGCCCGGCGCACCACCAAGAACGCCAAGGGCGAAGGAGGCGATCAAGGCTTCCGGGACGCCGTCAGCGTGCTGA
- a CDS encoding DEAD/DEAH box helicase yields the protein MVRREETAAGAHPPLGGTPPHGLPADRASGGPGQAALVRCAAVFLPADPPRAGEIAFWRPDGGPLPYNDAYADDAYAVGMGADSPSASKSYAVGAVDGGDGPVGATRLTVARRHGNGARSRTVPAVVLSIADAVPLLARARHDPAAHPATACWGAAALHALHLAARGRLLPGLTVQDTDAWRAGPLDPEDIAHLRAIAAALPAEGYAVPLPGSRPLRLPDPGALVRALVDAVIDALPRTPAAADVAGTPFAARGPQYLPQAREWAAEVAAGVDAGVRLSLRLDLDPDRLFDFREGETDPGAGLGTGLGTDARSHDGDDGVAEEHDGIHDGIRDGRDGMGDEHDGPSDLYGTELAGSGRGGGGGAQERSAAAVVLQVQSLTDSTLISDARDLWEGEGPDHFGPRARVDTLLALRRASRVWPPLARLLERAVPDVLPLTEEELYELLGEATPRLNAAGVAVHWPRELARGLTAAAVLRPAPGSAADGFGFFDTDRLAQFRWQVALDGQPLTEAEMDALAEAHRPVVRLRDRWTLVDPALVRKARKRELGYLDPVDALAVTLSGTAEVDGEQVDVVPVGALAVLRTRLTGDVRPLPQPAGLRATLRDYQLRGLAWLDLMTSLGLGGCLADDMGLGKTVTVIALYLHRRPTAPVLVVCPASLLGNWQREIERFAPGVPVRRFHGAGRSLEDLTAGFVLTTYGTMRTSAAELAGRSWAWVVADEAQHVKNARSSTARALRDIKAPARIALTGTPVENNLSELWALMDWTTPGLLGSLKTFRALHAREVEGGEDPDAARRLARLVRPFILRRKKSDPGIAPELPPKTETDHPVALGREQAALYEAVVRETLARIGAAEGIARRGLVMKLLTALKQICNHPAQYLKETAPGLAARSGKLELLDELLDTILAEGGATLIFTQYVEMARLLEKHLAVRGVPHQLLHGGTPVGQREKMVDRFQSGQVPVFLLSLKAAGTGLNLTRAGHVIHYDRWWNPAVEEQATDRAYRIGQTQPVQVHRLIAEGTVEDNIAELLSAKRALADSVLSGGDAALTELTDEQLADLVSLRRPA from the coding sequence ATGGTGAGGCGGGAGGAGACGGCGGCGGGGGCGCATCCGCCCCTCGGCGGCACGCCCCCGCATGGCCTGCCCGCCGACCGTGCCTCCGGGGGGCCGGGGCAGGCCGCTCTGGTGCGCTGTGCCGCGGTGTTCCTGCCCGCCGACCCGCCGCGCGCCGGCGAGATCGCGTTCTGGCGGCCTGACGGCGGCCCGTTGCCGTACAACGATGCCTACGCGGACGATGCCTACGCGGTCGGTATGGGTGCGGACAGTCCCTCCGCCTCGAAGTCGTACGCGGTCGGGGCAGTCGATGGAGGTGACGGCCCGGTGGGGGCGACGCGGCTCACGGTGGCGCGTCGCCACGGCAACGGGGCTCGCAGCCGTACCGTCCCCGCCGTCGTGCTGTCCATCGCTGACGCCGTCCCGCTGCTGGCCCGGGCCCGGCACGACCCGGCGGCGCACCCTGCCACCGCCTGCTGGGGCGCCGCGGCCCTGCACGCGCTGCACCTCGCCGCCCGCGGGCGGCTGCTGCCCGGCCTGACCGTCCAGGACACCGACGCCTGGCGCGCCGGCCCACTGGATCCCGAGGACATCGCCCACCTGCGCGCCATCGCCGCGGCCCTGCCCGCCGAGGGGTACGCCGTTCCGCTCCCCGGCAGCCGCCCGCTGCGCCTTCCCGACCCGGGGGCCTTGGTGCGCGCCCTGGTGGACGCCGTGATCGACGCTCTGCCGCGTACTCCCGCGGCGGCGGATGTGGCCGGTACCCCGTTCGCCGCGCGCGGCCCGCAGTATCTGCCCCAAGCGCGGGAGTGGGCCGCCGAGGTCGCGGCAGGAGTCGACGCGGGCGTACGGCTGTCACTGCGCCTGGATCTGGACCCGGACCGGCTCTTCGACTTCCGGGAGGGAGAGACGGACCCCGGGGCGGGCTTGGGGACCGGCTTGGGGACGGACGCCAGGAGCCACGACGGCGATGACGGCGTGGCTGAGGAGCATGACGGCATCCATGACGGCATCCGTGACGGGCGTGACGGCATGGGCGACGAGCATGACGGACCGAGCGATCTGTACGGCACAGAGCTTGCGGGCAGCGGGCGCGGGGGAGGCGGCGGTGCGCAGGAGCGCAGTGCGGCGGCCGTCGTCCTTCAGGTGCAGAGCCTCACGGACTCGACCCTCATCAGTGACGCCCGGGACCTGTGGGAGGGCGAGGGCCCCGACCACTTCGGGCCGCGGGCCCGCGTCGACACCCTGCTCGCCCTGCGCCGCGCCTCCCGCGTCTGGCCGCCGCTCGCCCGCCTCCTGGAGCGGGCGGTCCCCGACGTGCTGCCGCTCACCGAAGAGGAGCTGTACGAGCTGCTGGGCGAGGCCACACCGCGCCTGAACGCCGCCGGGGTCGCCGTCCACTGGCCCAGGGAGCTGGCGCGCGGGCTGACCGCCGCGGCCGTTCTACGCCCGGCGCCCGGCTCGGCCGCCGACGGCTTCGGTTTCTTCGACACCGACCGGCTCGCGCAGTTCCGCTGGCAGGTGGCGCTGGACGGGCAGCCGCTCACCGAGGCGGAGATGGACGCGCTCGCCGAGGCGCATCGCCCCGTCGTACGGCTGCGGGACCGGTGGACGCTGGTCGACCCGGCGCTCGTCCGCAAGGCCCGTAAGCGCGAACTGGGCTACCTGGACCCGGTCGACGCCCTCGCCGTCACACTCAGCGGTACGGCGGAGGTCGACGGCGAACAGGTCGACGTCGTACCCGTAGGGGCCCTAGCCGTCCTCCGTACCCGTCTGACCGGCGACGTCCGGCCGCTGCCGCAGCCCGCCGGACTGCGCGCCACCCTGCGTGACTACCAGCTCCGTGGCCTGGCCTGGCTGGACTTGATGACCTCCCTGGGCCTGGGCGGCTGCCTCGCCGACGACATGGGGCTGGGCAAGACCGTCACCGTCATCGCCCTGTACCTCCACCGGCGACCCACCGCTCCCGTGCTGGTGGTCTGCCCGGCGTCCCTCCTCGGCAACTGGCAGCGGGAGATCGAACGCTTCGCCCCTGGCGTCCCCGTACGCCGTTTCCACGGTGCCGGCCGCAGCCTGGAGGACCTGACCGCAGGCTTCGTCCTGACCACGTACGGCACGATGCGTACGAGCGCCGCAGAACTGGCCGGCCGCTCCTGGGCGTGGGTCGTCGCCGACGAGGCACAGCACGTCAAGAACGCCCGGTCCTCGACCGCCAGGGCACTGCGCGACATCAAGGCGCCCGCCCGGATCGCCCTCACCGGCACGCCCGTGGAGAACAATCTCTCCGAGCTGTGGGCCCTCATGGACTGGACCACTCCCGGGCTCCTCGGATCCCTGAAAACCTTCCGCGCCCTGCACGCACGGGAGGTCGAGGGCGGCGAGGACCCGGATGCGGCTCGGCGACTGGCCCGGCTGGTCCGCCCCTTCATCCTGCGGCGCAAGAAATCCGATCCCGGCATCGCCCCCGAACTGCCGCCCAAGACCGAGACCGACCACCCGGTGGCGCTCGGCCGCGAACAGGCCGCGCTCTACGAGGCGGTGGTGCGCGAAACACTCGCCCGGATCGGGGCCGCCGAAGGCATCGCCCGCCGCGGCCTGGTGATGAAGCTGCTCACCGCCCTCAAACAGATCTGCAACCACCCCGCGCAGTACCTCAAAGAAACCGCCCCGGGCCTGGCCGCCCGCTCCGGCAAGCTCGAACTGCTCGACGAACTCCTCGACACGATCCTCGCGGAGGGCGGGGCGACGCTGATCTTCACCCAGTATGTGGAGATGGCGCGGCTGCTCGAAAAGCACCTCGCCGTCCGAGGTGTCCCGCACCAGCTCCTGCACGGCGGTACACCCGTCGGGCAGCGCGAGAAGATGGTCGACCGCTTCCAGTCGGGGCAGGTCCCCGTCTTCCTGCTCTCCCTGAAGGCGGCGGGTACGGGCCTGAACCTCACCCGCGCCGGGCACGTCATCCACTACGACCGGTGGTGGAATCCCGCCGTGGAGGAACAGGCGACGGACCGCGCGTACCGCATCGGGCAGACCCAGCCCGTACAGGTACACCGCCTCATCGCCGAAGGCACGGTCGAGGACAACATCGCCGAACTGCTGAGCGCCAAGCGGGCCCTGGCCGATTCGGTCCTCTCCGGCGGGGACGCCGCACTGACCGAGCTGACCGATGAGCAACTCGCCGACCTGGTCTCCCTCAGGAGGCCCGCATGA
- a CDS encoding helicase-associated domain-containing protein, translating to MEGLDTLTRSLAQRTPEQLAALLTRHAEPLSRQPAPTRLRALAATLWSYETLHHVVLHLDHPRLHLLAATARISQGLAKESAPVPAAPAPGADYQSLMAHRLSFAHLATEPVPSEEIYAALGADRAGPARDAAVAALRSLYEDGLAAPTEDGRVVVPPRTPQLLGTLDLGPFTPTAPIPDATSDTARGPQSAVGHAAVGHAAVPFPAPRSPHAESQAAASVLAAALDRLLASLAGRPAALRKAGGLALREIKRLAKDAGTTEAQCRLLLDLALAAGLIALTRTPAGTTALPTSAYDDWLTRTPGARLAPVLAAWLTLWAIPTHTPEGETPTALVRGHDRHAPALRYALLATLATLPAGTGLPPLRTALPPLDAEPQPLSKGIQAEDTQETRGTQTPHHNGPVPSSESRPAASHPLLRAAAWHRPLAVTDQPAAEARAAHTLQEAAFLGLTAHGTLTPLGHALLTAPDAARTDATDAHSAPADGLPADDSPLHAALRDLLPPPVHKAHFQADLTAVVPGPPAADLAALLAATADRESEGHAVTWRFGPGSVRRALDGGYRADTLLAGLTEASATGTLPQPLIYLVQDAARAHGRMSVLPVGCCVRSDDQALIRELAAHRALRPLGLRAIAPTVLTSSSEPAATLEALRAAGYAPTLESETGTATIERLPSHRANTPPPARRSAAALALTLAQRLLATP from the coding sequence GTGGAAGGTCTCGACACGCTCACCCGGTCCCTCGCGCAGCGCACCCCCGAACAGCTCGCCGCCCTGCTCACCCGCCACGCGGAGCCCCTCTCCCGGCAGCCCGCGCCCACCCGGCTCCGCGCCCTGGCCGCCACACTGTGGTCGTACGAGACCCTCCACCACGTGGTCCTCCACCTCGATCACCCGCGCCTGCACCTGCTGGCCGCGACCGCCCGCATCAGTCAGGGCCTCGCCAAGGAGAGCGCTCCGGTTCCCGCCGCCCCGGCGCCCGGGGCGGACTACCAGTCGCTGATGGCGCACCGTCTGTCCTTCGCGCACCTGGCCACCGAGCCCGTACCGAGCGAGGAGATCTACGCCGCCCTGGGCGCGGACCGGGCCGGTCCCGCCCGCGACGCCGCCGTCGCCGCGCTGCGATCTCTGTACGAGGACGGGCTGGCGGCACCCACCGAAGACGGTCGCGTCGTCGTGCCCCCTCGCACGCCCCAGCTCCTGGGCACGCTCGACCTCGGCCCCTTCACCCCCACCGCGCCCATCCCCGACGCCACCTCCGACACCGCTCGCGGGCCGCAATCCGCCGTCGGGCACGCCGCCGTCGGGCACGCCGCCGTCCCTTTCCCCGCCCCCCGCTCGCCCCACGCCGAATCCCAGGCCGCCGCCTCCGTACTGGCCGCCGCACTGGACCGGCTGCTCGCATCCCTCGCCGGCCGGCCCGCCGCGCTCCGCAAAGCAGGCGGCCTGGCCCTGCGCGAAATCAAACGGCTTGCGAAGGACGCCGGCACGACCGAGGCGCAGTGCCGCCTGCTGCTCGATCTGGCCCTGGCCGCCGGACTGATCGCACTGACCCGTACGCCGGCGGGCACCACCGCACTGCCCACCAGCGCCTACGACGACTGGCTGACCCGTACCCCCGGCGCACGCCTGGCCCCGGTCCTCGCCGCCTGGCTCACCCTCTGGGCCATCCCCACCCATACGCCGGAGGGCGAAACCCCGACCGCGCTGGTCCGCGGTCACGACCGGCACGCCCCCGCCCTGCGGTACGCGCTCCTCGCCACCCTGGCCACCCTCCCCGCCGGCACCGGACTTCCGCCCCTCCGTACCGCCCTTCCGCCCCTCGACGCCGAGCCCCAGCCCCTCTCCAAGGGCATACAGGCCGAGGACACACAGGAAACCCGGGGCACGCAAACACCCCACCACAACGGCCCGGTCCCCTCCTCGGAGAGCCGCCCCGCCGCCTCGCACCCCCTGCTCCGGGCCGCCGCCTGGCACCGTCCGCTCGCCGTCACCGACCAGCCGGCGGCCGAAGCCCGCGCCGCCCATACGCTCCAGGAAGCCGCCTTCCTCGGCCTCACCGCCCACGGCACCCTCACCCCGCTGGGCCATGCCCTCCTCACGGCCCCGGACGCCGCCCGCACCGACGCCACCGACGCTCACAGCGCCCCGGCCGACGGCCTGCCGGCCGACGACTCCCCGCTCCACGCCGCCCTGCGCGACCTCCTGCCACCGCCCGTACACAAGGCCCACTTCCAGGCGGACCTGACAGCCGTCGTCCCCGGCCCGCCCGCCGCCGACCTCGCCGCTCTGCTCGCCGCCACGGCCGACCGGGAGTCCGAAGGCCACGCCGTGACCTGGCGGTTCGGCCCCGGCTCCGTACGCCGCGCCCTGGACGGCGGTTACCGGGCCGACACCCTCCTCGCCGGCCTCACCGAGGCATCGGCGACCGGGACGCTGCCCCAGCCGCTGATCTACCTCGTCCAGGACGCCGCCCGCGCCCACGGCCGTATGAGCGTCCTACCCGTCGGATGCTGCGTCCGCTCCGACGACCAGGCCCTGATCCGCGAACTCGCCGCCCACCGGGCGCTGCGCCCCCTCGGCCTACGCGCCATCGCCCCGACCGTCCTGACCAGCAGCAGCGAGCCCGCCGCCACCCTGGAAGCGCTCCGGGCCGCCGGGTAC